Proteins co-encoded in one Pseudorhizobium banfieldiae genomic window:
- a CDS encoding anti-sigma factor yields MKQSRDTHASRLAASRQLDGELADADLDLAEQKAHLHQAQEALKLGNLRGREIFEDLLKEPVPLDLVRRIRTSPQARKAVRLPSPRRQAKLTLPRVAAAFLLTFVLGGGLGYMLALKPASAVSTLIADAGDAWLDDVVAHYRTFSRMDGRLAELPASEPAAIIEWLLGNTGVNFRIPDLSDNGLAFEGARMLVAGGMPVGQLVYTSGEGEVISLLFRKNRPDEDGFSELIRDNIALVSWRSATATYVVVGPSSAASLDEIAAKAAGLI; encoded by the coding sequence GTGAAGCAGTCCAGAGACACCCACGCATCCAGGCTGGCCGCCAGTCGACAGCTCGATGGTGAACTCGCGGACGCAGATCTCGACCTCGCCGAACAGAAGGCCCACCTGCACCAAGCGCAGGAGGCTCTGAAGCTCGGAAACCTCCGTGGCCGTGAGATCTTCGAGGACCTACTCAAGGAGCCGGTGCCCCTCGATCTTGTTCGCCGGATCAGGACGAGCCCGCAGGCCCGGAAGGCGGTCCGGCTCCCCTCGCCGCGTCGGCAGGCGAAGCTGACCCTTCCCCGCGTGGCGGCCGCCTTTCTCCTGACCTTCGTGCTCGGCGGCGGCCTCGGTTACATGCTCGCGTTGAAGCCTGCGTCGGCCGTCTCGACCCTGATCGCCGATGCCGGAGACGCATGGCTGGACGACGTCGTCGCCCACTATCGGACGTTCTCGCGGATGGACGGCCGGCTTGCGGAACTGCCTGCGTCCGAGCCGGCGGCTATCATCGAATGGCTGCTGGGCAATACCGGGGTAAACTTCCGCATTCCCGACCTGTCGGACAACGGACTGGCTTTCGAAGGCGCGCGCATGCTGGTGGCAGGCGGAATGCCCGTCGGCCAGCTGGTCTATACATCCGGCGAGGGAGAGGTCATCAGTCTGCTCTTCCGCAAGAACCGACCCGATGAAGACGGGTTCTCCGAACTGATCCGCGACAACATCGCGCTAGTATCGTGGAGAAGCGCAACCGCGACCTATGTCGTGGTCGGCCCCTCCTCCGCAGCGTCGCTCGATGAGATTGCCGCCAAGGCTGCCGGGCTGATCTGA
- a CDS encoding cation diffusion facilitator family transporter: MTARTDPIVERLAFWGIPLAFGVMGLKLVAWWVTGSVALLSDGMESTVNVVAAFIAYFLIRYAARPADDDHQFGHHKAEYMSAVLEGALIIVAALLIVQEAWGELFAPKLLEAPVLGLGINAAAGVINIVWARVLIRVGRQHLSPALAADGHHIMSDVVTSAGVFIGLVLAVSTGYAILDPLLALAVAVNILYQGYKVISHSLGGLMDRAVTPEEEAAIRAAIKANSVGSLGVHDLRTRRAGAAAFIDFHLVVPADMPVAEAHEICDRLEDAIKEVIPGASLAIHVEPEGERAHGIKVKVEGTSQ, encoded by the coding sequence GTGACAGCGAGAACCGATCCGATCGTTGAGAGACTGGCCTTCTGGGGCATTCCGCTGGCCTTCGGAGTGATGGGGCTGAAGCTCGTCGCCTGGTGGGTGACGGGGTCGGTGGCGCTGCTTTCCGACGGGATGGAATCCACTGTCAACGTGGTCGCCGCCTTCATCGCCTATTTCCTGATCCGCTATGCGGCGAGGCCGGCCGACGACGACCATCAGTTCGGTCACCACAAGGCCGAATACATGTCGGCGGTGCTGGAGGGGGCGCTGATCATCGTCGCGGCGCTGCTCATCGTCCAGGAGGCGTGGGGCGAGCTCTTCGCGCCGAAGCTTCTCGAAGCGCCGGTTCTGGGGCTCGGAATCAATGCTGCCGCCGGCGTGATCAACATTGTGTGGGCGCGTGTTCTGATCCGGGTTGGGCGGCAGCATCTGTCGCCCGCGCTCGCGGCGGACGGCCACCACATCATGTCGGATGTCGTCACCTCGGCCGGCGTCTTCATTGGACTGGTGCTCGCAGTATCGACGGGATACGCGATCCTCGATCCGCTGCTTGCCTTGGCTGTCGCGGTCAACATCCTCTACCAGGGCTACAAGGTCATCAGTCACTCGCTCGGCGGGCTGATGGACCGGGCCGTGACGCCCGAGGAAGAGGCTGCCATCCGCGCGGCGATCAAGGCCAATTCCGTGGGCTCGCTGGGCGTGCACGATCTGAGGACACGACGGGCGGGTGCAGCCGCTTTCATCGATTTCCATCTGGTGGTTCCGGCCGACATGCCTGTGGCGGAGGCGCACGAGATCTGCGACCGCCTTGAAGACGCCATCAAGGAGGTCATACCGGGCGCCAGTCTCGCCATTCATGTAGAACCCGAAGGGGAGCGTGCGCATGGCATCAAGGTCAAGGTAGAAGGAACATCCCAGTGA
- a CDS encoding ATP-dependent Clp protease proteolytic subunit, with translation MNDENDDDKVKELPLGKETEANLFKSRSIFIYGPITQELAQKVNTQLVALAAASDEDIRIYVNSPGGHVESGDSIHDMIKFIKPKVWMIGTGWVASAGALIYVAAPKERRIALPNTRFLLHQPSGGTRGMASDIEIQAREIIKMNERLIKIFAKATGQSEEKIAKDIDRDYWLSAEEGVAYGLASRVVVNQSEIG, from the coding sequence ATGAACGACGAAAACGACGACGACAAGGTCAAGGAATTGCCGCTCGGCAAGGAAACGGAAGCGAACCTCTTCAAGTCGCGTTCGATCTTCATCTATGGTCCGATCACCCAGGAACTGGCGCAGAAGGTCAACACGCAGCTCGTGGCTCTTGCCGCAGCCAGCGATGAAGACATCCGCATCTACGTCAATTCGCCGGGCGGTCACGTGGAATCGGGAGACTCGATCCATGACATGATCAAGTTCATCAAGCCGAAGGTATGGATGATCGGCACGGGCTGGGTCGCCTCCGCCGGTGCGCTGATCTACGTGGCTGCACCGAAGGAGCGCCGCATTGCGCTTCCGAACACGCGCTTCCTCCTGCACCAACCGTCCGGCGGCACGCGCGGCATGGCCTCCGACATCGAAATCCAGGCTCGCGAGATCATCAAGATGAACGAGCGGCTGATCAAGATCTTCGCCAAGGCCACCGGCCAGAGCGAAGAGAAGATCGCCAAGGACATCGACCGCGACTACTGGCTTTCGGCGGAAGAGGGCGTGGCCTACGGGCTCGCTTCCCGGGTCGTCGTGAACCAGTCCGAGATCGGCTGA
- the leuA gene encoding 2-isopropylmalate synthase, with amino-acid sequence MDAKTPISAEGMPDAAMKYRPYPQINIPDRTWPSKTIDKAPIWCSVDLRDGNQSLVNPMGHDRKARMFKLLLDMGFKEIEIGFPSASQTDFDFARWCVEEGGVPQDVSLQVLVQCRPELITRTFEALEGAHRPIIHFYNSTSELQRRVVFGKDVAGIKQIAVDAAKMITDMAAKAGGGYRFEYSPESFTGTELEVALEICNAVIAEVKPTADNKLILNLPSTVEMATPNIYADQIEWMCRNIDNRENIIVSLHPHNDRGTGIAATELGLMAGADRVEGTLFGNGERTGNVDIVTLALNMYTQGVDPELDCTDIERIKAVYEYSNEMTIPERHPYVGELVYTAFSGSHQDAINKGMKAIRKANSPVWEVPYLPIDPQDVGRSYEAIIRINSQSGKGGIAYILQEDYGLNLPRNLQVEFREDIQRITDEEGVELPAKRIYDRFIERYVEQPGGRLKFVDHHTYPAGTDHKGVRIVAAEITDGGETKRIEGTGTGPIDGFINALSTYLGIELSVNDYSEHSLQHGSNASAIAYVEVEHPGGKLFGAGINKNIVAASLEAIVSAANRVLEERAAKR; translated from the coding sequence ATGGATGCGAAAACCCCCATTTCAGCCGAGGGCATGCCGGACGCGGCAATGAAGTACCGGCCCTATCCGCAGATCAATATTCCTGACCGTACCTGGCCGTCGAAGACAATCGACAAGGCGCCGATCTGGTGTTCCGTCGACCTGCGCGACGGCAACCAGTCGCTGGTCAACCCGATGGGCCACGACCGCAAGGCGCGCATGTTCAAGCTGCTGCTCGACATGGGCTTCAAGGAAATCGAGATCGGCTTCCCCTCCGCCTCGCAGACGGATTTCGACTTTGCGCGCTGGTGCGTGGAAGAGGGCGGGGTGCCGCAGGACGTGTCGCTGCAGGTCCTGGTCCAGTGCCGGCCGGAGCTGATCACCCGTACCTTCGAGGCGCTGGAAGGCGCGCATCGCCCGATCATCCATTTCTACAACTCGACCTCGGAGCTGCAGCGGCGCGTCGTGTTCGGCAAGGACGTGGCCGGGATCAAGCAGATCGCGGTGGATGCGGCGAAGATGATCACCGACATGGCGGCCAAGGCCGGCGGCGGCTATCGCTTCGAATACTCTCCGGAAAGCTTCACCGGGACCGAGTTGGAAGTCGCGCTGGAAATCTGCAACGCGGTCATCGCCGAGGTGAAGCCGACGGCGGACAACAAGCTGATCCTCAACCTGCCGTCCACGGTCGAGATGGCGACGCCGAACATCTATGCCGACCAGATCGAGTGGATGTGCCGCAACATCGACAACCGCGAGAACATCATCGTATCGCTGCATCCGCACAATGACCGGGGCACCGGCATCGCGGCCACCGAACTAGGGCTGATGGCTGGCGCAGATCGCGTGGAGGGCACCCTGTTCGGCAATGGCGAGCGGACCGGCAATGTCGACATCGTGACACTGGCGCTCAACATGTACACGCAGGGCGTCGATCCGGAACTGGACTGCACCGACATTGAGCGGATCAAGGCCGTCTACGAGTATTCCAACGAGATGACGATTCCGGAGCGCCACCCCTATGTGGGCGAGCTGGTCTACACGGCCTTCTCCGGCTCGCACCAAGACGCCATCAACAAGGGAATGAAGGCAATCCGCAAGGCCAATTCGCCGGTCTGGGAAGTGCCCTACCTGCCGATCGACCCGCAGGACGTCGGCCGCTCCTACGAGGCGATCATCCGCATCAACTCGCAGTCGGGCAAGGGCGGCATCGCCTATATCCTCCAGGAGGACTACGGGCTGAACCTGCCGCGCAACCTGCAGGTGGAGTTCCGCGAGGATATCCAGCGCATTACCGATGAAGAGGGCGTGGAGCTTCCTGCCAAGCGCATCTATGACCGGTTCATCGAGCGCTACGTGGAGCAGCCCGGCGGGCGGCTGAAATTCGTGGATCATCACACCTATCCTGCCGGCACCGACCACAAGGGTGTGCGGATCGTGGCGGCGGAGATTACCGATGGCGGCGAGACCAAGCGGATCGAGGGGACGGGTACGGGGCCGATTGATGGTTTCATCAATGCGCTTTCCACCTACCTGGGAATCGAGCTTTCGGTGAATGATTATTCCGAGCACTCGCTCCAGCATGGCTCGAACGCGTCGGCTATCGCCTATGTCGAGGTCGAGCATCCGGGCGGGAAGCTGTTCGGGGCAGGCATCAACAAGAACATCGTCGCGGCGTCGCTCGAGGCGATCGTGTCAGCGGCCAATCGCGTGCTGGAAGAGCGGGCGGCGAAGCGCTGA
- the queF gene encoding preQ(1) synthase, whose protein sequence is MSMTDTSSLSQLGRQVEAPQKPEEAVLEKVPNGNQGTNYVVRFTAPEFTSLCPMTGQPDFAHIVIDYIPDAHLVESKSLKLFLHSFRNHGAFHEDCSIYIAKRLVELLEPKWLRIGAYWYPRGGIPIDAFWQTGEAPQGVWLPEQGVATYRGRG, encoded by the coding sequence GTGAGCATGACTGACACTTCGAGCCTCTCCCAGCTCGGCCGGCAGGTGGAGGCACCGCAGAAGCCGGAAGAGGCAGTGCTGGAAAAGGTGCCGAACGGCAATCAGGGGACGAATTACGTCGTGCGCTTCACGGCACCGGAATTCACCTCGCTCTGCCCGATGACAGGTCAGCCGGACTTCGCCCACATCGTCATCGACTATATTCCCGATGCGCATCTGGTGGAATCGAAGTCGCTGAAGCTCTTCCTGCACTCGTTCCGCAATCACGGCGCCTTCCATGAGGACTGCTCGATCTACATTGCCAAGCGGCTGGTGGAGCTTCTGGAGCCGAAGTGGCTGCGGATCGGCGCCTACTGGTATCCGCGCGGCGGCATTCCGATCGACGCTTTCTGGCAGACGGGCGAGGCGCCGCAGGGCGTGTGGCTGCCGGAGCAGGGAGTGGCGACCTATCGCGGTCGCGGCTGA
- a CDS encoding GNAT family N-acetyltransferase: MAPQLSPKHDLVYLTEDASHDDVIELINAEAFGPGRHTRAAARIREQGHHDRSLSFVCADDGETIASVRMTPVMAGSVKGHLLGPLAVRPSHKNRGIGRELVRIAVEAARRRGSEAVILVGDPPYYMPLGFEKVAYGALAFPGPVDPARVLVVPMAADVHDRLKGTIYWHDWDTSSMGA; this comes from the coding sequence ATGGCTCCGCAACTCTCGCCCAAGCACGATCTTGTCTACCTCACCGAGGACGCTTCGCATGACGACGTCATCGAACTGATCAATGCCGAGGCCTTCGGGCCTGGGCGGCATACGCGTGCGGCTGCCCGCATCCGCGAGCAGGGCCACCATGATCGGTCGCTGTCCTTCGTCTGCGCCGACGACGGCGAGACGATCGCCTCGGTCCGGATGACACCGGTGATGGCAGGATCGGTGAAGGGGCATCTGCTCGGGCCGCTTGCCGTCCGCCCGTCGCACAAGAACCGGGGAATCGGGCGGGAACTGGTCCGGATCGCTGTCGAGGCGGCCCGGCGGAGAGGTTCGGAAGCGGTCATCCTGGTGGGCGACCCGCCCTATTACATGCCGCTGGGCTTCGAGAAGGTCGCCTATGGCGCGCTCGCTTTCCCAGGGCCGGTCGACCCGGCGCGGGTGCTCGTCGTGCCCATGGCTGCCGATGTCCATGACCGGCTCAAGGGCACAATTTACTGGCACGACTGGGACACATCCTCTATGGGGGCTTGA
- a CDS encoding metallophosphoesterase family protein, whose product MFKFAHISDIHLGPLPKLTLRELFSKRITGFVNWHRNRRKHLFVNTLDLLLSDLRTREPDHLVITGDLVNLATGIETRLAAEWLETIGDPTDTTVVPGNHDAYVRGAHDRSVKAWYPFIIGDEGTRDWDDETKVFPTIRRRGPVAIIGCSTSVATPPFSASGYFSPRQARETVNLLKKAGDEGLFRVVLIHHPPIHGAASSHKRMIGIRRFAAAISTGGAELVLHGHTHLNTVYWLKSQNGQVPVVGIASASQGPGGHKPRAAYNLFTLSGEPGAWNLVCDRYGLTEPGDAVALDHSHRFYGEAVRPMAVPEAARMI is encoded by the coding sequence ATGTTCAAGTTTGCCCATATCTCCGACATCCATCTCGGGCCGCTGCCAAAACTCACGCTCCGTGAGCTGTTCTCGAAGCGGATCACCGGCTTTGTGAACTGGCACCGGAACCGGCGCAAGCACCTCTTCGTCAATACGCTCGACCTGCTGTTGAGCGATCTGCGCACCCGCGAACCCGATCACCTCGTCATTACCGGCGATCTTGTCAACCTCGCGACCGGCATCGAAACGCGGCTGGCCGCCGAATGGCTCGAGACAATCGGCGATCCAACCGATACGACCGTCGTGCCAGGGAACCACGACGCCTACGTCCGGGGCGCTCACGACCGGTCCGTGAAGGCCTGGTACCCCTTCATCATCGGCGACGAGGGGACGCGTGACTGGGATGATGAGACGAAGGTCTTCCCGACCATCCGTCGCCGCGGTCCTGTCGCCATCATCGGCTGCTCGACATCCGTCGCCACGCCGCCCTTCTCGGCGTCCGGGTATTTCAGCCCGCGCCAGGCGCGCGAGACCGTCAACCTGCTGAAGAAGGCCGGCGATGAAGGCCTGTTCCGGGTCGTCCTCATCCATCACCCGCCGATCCATGGCGCTGCCTCCTCGCACAAGCGGATGATCGGCATCCGCCGTTTTGCTGCCGCCATTTCCACCGGCGGCGCCGAGCTCGTTCTGCATGGCCATACCCATCTGAACACGGTCTACTGGCTGAAGAGCCAGAATGGCCAGGTGCCGGTGGTAGGCATCGCCTCCGCCTCGCAGGGACCGGGCGGCCACAAGCCCCGTGCGGCCTACAACCTCTTCACCCTGAGCGGCGAACCTGGGGCGTGGAACCTCGTCTGCGACCGTTACGGACTGACGGAACCGGGCGACGCAGTGGCCCTTGACCACAGTCACCGCTTCTATGGCGAAGCGGTGCGACCGATGGCCGTGCCCGAAGCGGCAAGGATGATTTGA
- a CDS encoding sigma factor-like helix-turn-helix DNA-binding protein, translated as MTLASDVSEADDLVLGACSAVVADGLPGDAPRLDLHLFAAIRTLANAHAGTSPKSGASAPSRCQSLVLTAPFNLAVSFLLVEVEGLSYAEAADVLDISSDAVALQLCEARLYFSTLPSDVTERRA; from the coding sequence TTGACCTTGGCCTCGGACGTTTCCGAGGCGGACGATCTGGTACTCGGCGCCTGTTCGGCCGTGGTGGCAGATGGGCTGCCGGGCGATGCACCGAGGCTGGACCTCCACCTCTTCGCCGCCATTCGAACGCTCGCCAACGCCCATGCCGGCACGTCACCCAAAAGCGGAGCGTCGGCGCCCTCAAGGTGCCAGTCGCTTGTCCTTACTGCTCCGTTTAACCTTGCCGTAAGCTTCCTGCTCGTCGAAGTGGAAGGCCTGTCATATGCCGAGGCTGCCGATGTCCTCGACATATCGAGCGATGCAGTCGCGTTGCAGCTCTGCGAGGCTCGCCTCTATTTCTCCACCCTCCCCTCGGACGTGACGGAGAGACGAGCGTGA
- a CDS encoding HupE/UreJ family protein → MLKRLFIAATISVTAAAPAFAHLAPTEHGSFMAGVSHPLFGADHILAMVAVGLWACQIAVNSGNRRPLWIVPAAFVGTMALGFLAAVAGIDLPFVEPAILASVVALGLLVAMAARLPIAGSAAVVAVFALFHGHAHGGELGTARALQFGIGFVAATALLHAAGIGLGLGIGRLAPWATRVAGGLTALAGLTLAFG, encoded by the coding sequence ATGTTGAAACGCCTTTTCATCGCCGCAACCATTTCCGTCACTGCCGCCGCACCGGCTTTTGCGCATCTCGCCCCCACAGAACACGGCTCTTTCATGGCTGGCGTTTCGCACCCGCTCTTCGGCGCCGACCATATTCTTGCGATGGTGGCTGTCGGGCTCTGGGCCTGCCAGATCGCTGTGAACTCCGGGAATCGCCGCCCGCTCTGGATCGTGCCGGCAGCCTTCGTCGGCACCATGGCACTCGGCTTCCTGGCTGCGGTGGCCGGCATCGACCTTCCCTTCGTCGAGCCTGCCATCCTCGCTTCGGTGGTTGCGCTCGGCCTCCTTGTCGCCATGGCGGCTCGCCTGCCTATCGCAGGCTCGGCCGCCGTCGTCGCCGTCTTCGCCCTCTTTCATGGCCATGCGCATGGCGGCGAACTCGGCACGGCCCGCGCCCTGCAATTCGGCATTGGGTTCGTGGCTGCCACGGCCCTGCTGCATGCCGCCGGTATCGGACTCGGGCTCGGCATCGGCCGCCTCGCCCCTTGGGCAACCCGCGTCGCCGGCGGTCTCACCGCCCTTGCCGGCCTTACCCTCGCCTTCGGCTGA
- a CDS encoding benzoate/H(+) symporter BenE family transporter: MLKDLSLQSFFMGCLTAFVGFASSFAVVLQGLKGVGATDYEAASGVMALSVSMGVCAIVLSAWTKLPVSTAWSTPGAALLATAGAVDGGFPAAVGAFLVCAVMIVFAGLFRPLGRAVASIPAPLANAMLSGVILGLCFAPFKAIAFDPLLGLPILVAWAAVLMVKRLFAVPAALAAFVAVMVFGVELPEGAMAEWSQSLAPPVEFVAPLFTLPALISIALPLFIVTMASQNIPGIAVLKVNHYEPNPGPLFATTGVFSLLSAPFGGHAVNLAAITAAMCAGEDAHPDPARRYWAAIIGGIGYVVLGLLAGAVTAFVSLAPPILIQAVAGLALIGAFSGSAVAAFREPEAREAAAVTFLITASGVSFAGISGAFWGLVAGGLMMGLQRVMARRAR; encoded by the coding sequence ATGCTCAAAGACCTTTCGCTTCAGAGCTTCTTCATGGGCTGCCTGACTGCCTTTGTCGGCTTTGCCAGTTCTTTTGCGGTAGTGCTCCAAGGGCTGAAGGGCGTCGGCGCCACGGATTATGAAGCGGCTTCGGGGGTGATGGCGCTTTCGGTCTCGATGGGGGTTTGCGCCATAGTGCTCAGCGCTTGGACGAAGCTGCCGGTGTCGACCGCCTGGTCCACGCCGGGGGCGGCACTGCTTGCGACAGCAGGTGCAGTCGACGGGGGCTTTCCAGCCGCCGTCGGCGCCTTCCTTGTCTGCGCGGTGATGATTGTCTTCGCCGGCCTGTTCAGGCCGCTCGGCCGGGCGGTGGCGTCCATTCCGGCACCGCTTGCCAATGCCATGCTTTCCGGCGTTATCCTCGGCCTCTGCTTTGCACCGTTCAAGGCGATCGCTTTCGATCCGCTGCTCGGGCTGCCGATCCTTGTGGCATGGGCGGCGGTGCTGATGGTGAAGCGGCTCTTCGCCGTCCCGGCAGCGCTTGCGGCTTTCGTCGCAGTCATGGTCTTCGGTGTCGAACTGCCCGAGGGGGCGATGGCCGAGTGGTCGCAGTCGCTGGCGCCGCCGGTGGAATTCGTAGCGCCTCTCTTCACACTGCCGGCGCTGATTTCGATCGCGCTGCCGCTCTTCATCGTCACCATGGCGTCGCAGAACATTCCGGGTATCGCTGTGCTGAAGGTCAACCACTACGAGCCAAACCCGGGTCCGCTGTTCGCGACCACGGGGGTCTTCTCGCTGCTGTCGGCACCGTTCGGGGGACACGCAGTCAATCTCGCCGCCATCACGGCTGCCATGTGCGCAGGCGAGGATGCGCATCCCGACCCTGCCAGGCGTTACTGGGCGGCGATCATTGGCGGCATCGGCTATGTTGTGCTCGGCCTGCTGGCGGGGGCAGTGACAGCCTTCGTATCGCTCGCTCCGCCGATCCTCATCCAGGCGGTGGCAGGATTGGCATTGATTGGCGCGTTTTCGGGGTCGGCCGTGGCCGCCTTCAGGGAGCCGGAGGCGCGCGAGGCGGCGGCGGTTACCTTCCTGATCACCGCATCCGGCGTCTCGTTTGCCGGCATTTCCGGCGCCTTCTGGGGGCTGGTTGCCGGCGGGCTGATGATGGGGCTGCAGCGGGTGATGGCACGACGTGCCAGGTGA
- a CDS encoding glutathione S-transferase family protein: protein MGRLVDGEWQDVWYDTKATKGRFKRSESRFRNWITADGSAGPSGTGGFKAEPGRYHLYVSYACPWAHRTLIFRTLKQLEDLISVSVVDYVMLENGWEFRRGSGSTGDALFAADFLYEVYLKADPDYSGRVTVPVLWDRQQQTIVSNESAEIIRMFNTAFDDLTGSRDDYYPPDLRQEIDEINALVYDTVNNGVYKAGFATTQEAYEENVVPLFETLDMLEKRLATSRYLFGDRITEADWRLFTTLVRFDAVYVGHFKCNIRRIADYLNLNGYLRDLYQVPGVAETVHFDHIKGHYYRSHKTINPTGVVPLGPALDLDAPHERGGIGT from the coding sequence ATGGGCAGACTCGTCGACGGTGAATGGCAGGACGTCTGGTATGACACGAAGGCGACGAAGGGACGCTTCAAGCGTTCAGAGTCCCGGTTCCGCAACTGGATCACCGCGGACGGCTCTGCCGGGCCGAGCGGCACCGGCGGGTTCAAGGCGGAGCCCGGACGCTATCACCTTTACGTCTCCTATGCCTGTCCGTGGGCGCACCGGACGCTGATCTTCCGCACGCTGAAGCAGCTCGAAGATCTGATATCGGTCTCGGTCGTCGACTACGTCATGCTGGAGAACGGCTGGGAATTCAGGCGTGGCAGCGGCTCGACCGGCGATGCGTTGTTCGCGGCCGATTTCCTCTACGAGGTCTACCTCAAGGCGGACCCGGACTATTCGGGCCGGGTCACCGTCCCGGTTCTCTGGGACAGGCAACAGCAGACGATCGTCTCGAACGAGAGCGCCGAAATCATCCGCATGTTCAACACCGCCTTCGACGATCTGACCGGCTCGAGAGACGATTATTACCCGCCGGACCTGCGCCAGGAAATCGACGAGATCAACGCGCTCGTCTACGATACCGTCAACAATGGCGTCTACAAGGCGGGCTTCGCCACGACGCAGGAGGCCTACGAGGAGAACGTGGTCCCGCTGTTCGAGACACTCGACATGCTGGAGAAGCGCCTCGCCACCAGCCGCTATCTCTTCGGCGACAGGATCACGGAGGCCGACTGGCGTCTCTTCACGACGCTCGTCCGCTTCGATGCGGTCTATGTCGGTCACTTCAAGTGCAATATCCGCCGGATCGCCGACTACCTCAACCTGAACGGCTATCTTCGCGATCTCTATCAGGTGCCGGGCGTGGCTGAGACCGTCCACTTCGATCATATCAAGGGCCACTATTACCGCAGCCACAAGACCATCAATCCGACGGGCGTAGTTCCGCTCGGTCCAGCCTTGGATCTGGATGCGCCCCACGAGCGGGGCGGCATCGGCACCTGA
- a CDS encoding alpha/beta fold hydrolase — MSSILHCERWGGTDAEALPLVLLHGFGGSAAIWHALAPKLATERQVLAFDLPGHGGSLSVRAGGAGSMAKAVGQALQQRGIPRFHLVGHSMGGAVAALLALRQPESVASLTLLAPGGFAPAINGALLRHYAAADDHETMAAVLQEMCAPDHPVDRRSVAALLEARAPAEARAALAAILDVILVDAAGRTQGVLPVGALGRLPCRSPFCGAMPIPFSRSRRSKDCQRMFRSGS, encoded by the coding sequence CTGAGCAGTATACTGCATTGCGAGAGATGGGGCGGGACGGATGCCGAGGCGCTTCCGCTGGTCCTGCTCCACGGCTTCGGCGGCAGCGCCGCCATCTGGCACGCGCTGGCACCGAAATTGGCGACAGAACGCCAGGTCCTCGCCTTCGACCTGCCCGGACATGGCGGCTCGCTGAGTGTGCGGGCCGGTGGTGCAGGCTCCATGGCGAAGGCCGTAGGTCAGGCCCTGCAGCAGCGGGGCATTCCGCGGTTTCATCTGGTGGGACATTCCATGGGTGGGGCGGTGGCCGCACTGCTCGCCCTGCGGCAGCCAGAGAGCGTGGCAAGCCTGACGCTTCTGGCGCCGGGCGGGTTTGCACCGGCTATCAATGGAGCTCTGTTGCGCCACTATGCTGCGGCAGATGACCATGAGACCATGGCGGCTGTTCTGCAGGAGATGTGCGCCCCGGATCATCCGGTGGATCGTCGCAGCGTTGCCGCCTTGCTGGAGGCCCGGGCGCCTGCCGAAGCACGTGCTGCGCTCGCTGCCATCCTGGATGTCATCCTGGTCGATGCCGCGGGACGGACGCAGGGCGTCTTACCGGTTGGCGCGCTGGGGCGCTTGCCCTGCCGATCACCGTTCTGTGGGGCAATGCCGATCCCGTTCTCCCGGTCGCGCAGGTCGAAAGACTGCCAGCGAATGTTCAGGTCCGGAAGCTAA
- a CDS encoding NUDIX domain-containing protein, producing MSGPGIPEVSGLRSRLVVWLFHHFFFLRRGMTLGVRAACFDRDGRIFMVRHTYVPGWYLPGGGVERHETALGALEKELREEGNLVMTGPPELFHVYYNRGASKRDHVLFYRVEVEQTEPRKPDREIAESGFFDLERLPEDVTSATLRRIREVTGQEPPSDMW from the coding sequence ATGTCAGGGCCGGGCATTCCAGAGGTGAGCGGGCTGCGAAGCCGCCTGGTGGTCTGGCTGTTCCACCACTTCTTCTTCCTCAGGCGAGGCATGACGCTCGGCGTCCGCGCCGCCTGCTTCGACAGGGATGGGCGGATCTTCATGGTGCGACATACCTATGTGCCGGGATGGTATCTTCCGGGCGGCGGGGTCGAGCGGCACGAAACGGCGCTCGGCGCGCTGGAAAAGGAACTGCGCGAGGAAGGCAACCTGGTGATGACGGGGCCGCCGGAACTTTTCCACGTCTATTACAACCGCGGGGCCAGCAAGCGTGACCACGTCCTCTTCTACCGGGTCGAGGTGGAGCAGACGGAACCCAGGAAGCCCGACCGGGAGATTGCCGAAAGCGGCTTCTTTGACCTCGAGCGACTGCCCGAGGATGTCACCTCCGCCACCCTCAGGCGGATTCGCGAAGTGACGGGGCAGGAGCCGCCATCGGACATGTGGTAG